One Lytechinus variegatus isolate NC3 chromosome 14, Lvar_3.0, whole genome shotgun sequence genomic region harbors:
- the LOC121428052 gene encoding uncharacterized protein LOC121428052 — translation MKTQQSLRPTPPALARYKERDSSPTPRVADRFTTMEKHRPIWSRGLTATELDRRQEQARVMNHGHQVLLESKLGKLDLREKRSVKDIRRKTENMLELLQNIQTSTPRLGPSERPGSTVATGGLRVPTPPSGDRSPRMIPSQQRVHVWEESSSSGESPEHDENSLTSRSSMQDFHLPRLKSNPATPKYNTRRRYSANDALTQSIERFNVLKSNLGRFPSSEAIEENDDFVRPHSTQRTGRESRRNSHQILQVDVDEGNYGGSRSLSSSRNDLESISSQRDQGDERRSCVSFEDQGRRLSLRQLSKGTSDDSDNDVFYGSPSNYEIDAINSANNNPSKPSTTPPISRSLSVLAPEFLPIIRVQTRSERRTDKDNDDDNENDDEDGNHIEDVSIVIPFHQKTERSLRMARRKSLAVKPATFRNLDNRRNSSPDVLVSTVALNQRLLLRSRQMPNKSLPSSPRCKRGENEDLQLKIKNFLDKTESFIQSTDRSEKDNYD, via the coding sequence GTCTGCGACCAACCCCACCCGCTCTTGCTCGATATAAGGAAAGGGATTCGTCTCCTACCCCTCGTGTTGCGGACAGGTTCACCACTATGGAGAAACATCGTCCAATCTGGTCCAGAGGTCTCACCGCTACGGAACTGGACCGGCGACAGGAACAGGCCCGTGTGATGAACCACGGTCACCAGGTACTTCTTGAATCCAAGCTGGGGAAACTGGACCTGAGGGAGAAACGATCTGTAAAAGACATCCGACGTAAGACCGAGAACATGCTAGAGCTCCTGCAGAACATCCAGACATCCACCCCGAGGCTTGGTCCATCCGAAAGGCCAGGATCAACGGTGGCCACTGGAGGTCTTCGTGTCCCTACACCACCGTCAGGAGACAGGTCACCGCGGATGATTCCGAGCCAGCAACGAGTTCACGTGTGGGAGGAATCATCTTCGAGTGGAGAGAGTCCGGAACACGACGAAAATTCCTTGACGTCAAGGTCATCGATGCAGGACTTTCATTTGCCACGCTTGAAGTCGAACCCTGCAACTCCCAAGTATAACACACGACGACGTTACAGTGCTAATGACGCCTTGACACAGTCCATCGAACGATTCAATGTCTTAAAATCTAATCTGGGTAGATTTCCTTCAAGTGAAGCCATAGAGGAGAATGATGATTTTGTCCGACCCCACTCAACCCAGAGGACGGGTCGTGAGAGCCGTCGAAACTCACACCAAATATTACAAGTGGATGTAGATGAGGGGAACTACGGAGGCTCAAGATCACTCTCTAGTTCGAGGAATGATCTGGAATCCATCTCAAGTCAACGAGATCAAGGTGATGAACGACGATCCTGCGTAAGCTTCGAGGATCAGGGTCGCAGGCTTTCTTTGAGACAGTTATCCAAAGGCACTtctgatgatagtgataatgatgtaTTTTATGGTTCTCCGTCAAATTACGAGATAGACGCTATTAACTCGGCCAACAACAATCCTTCAAAGCCTTCTACAACGCCACCCATTTCGCGCAGTCTATCAGTCTTAGCTCCAGAATTCTTGCCCATCATCAGAGTTCAGACTAGGAGCGAAAGACGAACAGACAAGGACAATGATGACGATAACGAAAACGACGACGAGGATGGAAATCATATCGAAGATGTGTCCATAGTCATTCCTTTCCACCAAAAAACCGAACGATCGTTACGCATGGCGAGGCGGAAATCGCTGGCGGTTAAGCCGGCGACATTCAGAAACTTAGACAATCGCCGGAACTCCTCCCCAGATGTCTTGGTGTCCACAGTAGCTCTGAATCAGAGGTTGCTCCTAAGATCAAGGCAGATGCCAAACAAGAGTCTCCCAAGCTCGCCGAGGTGCAAGAGAGGGGAGAACGAAGATCTACAACTGAAGATTAAAAACTTTCTCGATAAAACAGAATCCTTCATTCAGTCAACGGACCGATCAGAGAAGGATAATTATGATTGA